A region from the Aegilops tauschii subsp. strangulata cultivar AL8/78 chromosome 5, Aet v6.0, whole genome shotgun sequence genome encodes:
- the LOC109780962 gene encoding GDSL esterase/lipase At5g55050-like, whose protein sequence is MAGSRVVASCSLVIMAFMAVATAATVPAVYVFGDSLADVGNNNHLLTVLKADFSHNGMDYPGGVATGRFSNGKNSADFLAEKLGLATSPPYLALSSSSNANYVNGVSFASGGAGVSNDTNTELCITFDKQIEYYSGVYASLARSLGQTQATTHLTKSIFAITIGSNDIIHYAKANAAATPSQQQQYVDALIQSLSGQLQSLYNLGARKVLFLGTGPVGCTPSLREMSSTKVCSAVANAMAVQYNKAAEGVLSGMAAQHPDLHYALFDSSAALLRYIDQPAEYGFVEAKAACCGLGDMNAKIACTPLSSYCANRSDHVFWDFYHPTEATARMLTATAFDGSAPFIFPINVKQLSAI, encoded by the exons ATGGCTGGTTCCAGGGTAGTCGCTTCTTGTAGCCTTGTCATCATGGCTTTCATGGCCGTGGCAACGGCAGCGACCGTGCCGGCAGTGTACGTGTTCGGCGACTCGCTGGCCGACGTTGGAAACAACAACCACCTGCTGACGGTGCTCAAGGCGGACTTCTCCCACAACGGCATGGACTACCCGGGCGGGGTGGCCACCGGCCGTTTCAGCAACGGCAAGAACTCCGCCGACTTCCTAG CCGAGAAGCTCGGGCTGGCGACCTCGCCACCGTACCTGGCCTTGTCCTCGAGCAGCAACGCCAACTACGTCAACGGCGTCAGCTTCGCTTCCGGTGGCGCAGGAGTCTCCAACGACACAAATACGGAACTGTGCATCACCTTCGACAAGCAGATCGAGTATTACTCGGGCGTGTACGCTTCCCTGGCGCGCAGCCTTGGCCAGACCCAAGCCACAACCCACCTGACCAAGTCCATCTTCGCCATCACCATCGGCAGCAACGACATCATCCATTACGCCAAGGCCAACGCCGCCGCCACACCCTCCCAGCAGCAGCAGTACGTCGACGCGCTCATCCAGTCCCTCTCGGGCCAGCTGCAGAGCCTCTACAACCTCGGGGCGCGCAAGGTGCTGTTCCTCGGCACGGGGCCCGTGGGCTGCACCCCGTCACTGCGGGAGATGAGCTCCACCAAGGTCTGCAGCGCCGTGGCCAACGCCATGGCTGTGCAGTACAACAAGGCGGCCGAGGGCGTCCTCAGCGGCATGGCGGCGCAACACCCGGACCTGCACTACGCGCTCTTCGACTCCTCTGCCGCGCTGCTCCGGTACATCGACCAGCCGGCGGAGTACGGGTTTGTCGAGGCCAAGGCGGCGTGCTGCGGCCTCGGGGACATGAACGCCAAAATCGCCTGCACCCCGCTCAGCAGCTACTGCGCCAACCGCTCCGACCACGTGTTCTGGGACTTCTACCATCCCACGGAGGCCACCGCGCGGATGCTCACCGCCACCGCCTTCGACGGATCCGCGCCCTTCATCTTCCCTATCAATGTAAAGCAGCTCAGTGCCATATAG